In Entomomonas moraniae, one DNA window encodes the following:
- a CDS encoding PA0061/PA0062 family lipoprotein produces MTPKHYSLILALTGLISSCALPPIPSPTDNTAIIKLYAQPGRSLMADKLDYNWVNDGRYFEVTEGEHRLSLIFQYDATETTGLFSNNSSNITCIITLNAHFEPNKIYTLEARPLINRSQLLLTHNNQTKVLDSSQVNSNCMPY; encoded by the coding sequence ATGACACCTAAACATTACTCTCTCATATTAGCACTCACGGGCCTTATATCGTCTTGTGCACTTCCCCCTATTCCATCTCCAACGGATAACACGGCCATTATTAAACTGTATGCTCAACCGGGAAGAAGTTTAATGGCTGATAAATTAGATTATAACTGGGTGAATGATGGCCGTTATTTTGAGGTAACGGAAGGAGAACACCGCCTGAGCTTGATTTTTCAGTACGATGCAACAGAGACAACAGGTTTATTCTCAAACAATAGCAGTAACATTACCTGCATTATTACACTTAACGCCCACTTTGAGCCCAATAAAATTTATACCCTAGAGGCTCGCCCCTTAATAAACCGTAGCCAGTTACTACTCACTCACAATAACCAAACCAAAGTATTGGACTCATCGCAAGTGAATAGCAACTGCATGCCCTATTAA
- a CDS encoding DUF3301 domain-containing protein — protein sequence MLSTPEIILTFVIVTGVAWWWRIHGQRDFALKAVEQHCKKLNISLLDGYVALKQVKLQRDIHGKLRLAKLYNFEFTVTGEQRYVGTITLYGFYVAAINLPPYPFNPQQAEEQQGNIVENRPHPTILTLDDYRKNKKNDT from the coding sequence ATGCTATCTACGCCTGAAATAATACTAACCTTTGTGATTGTTACAGGTGTAGCTTGGTGGTGGCGCATTCATGGACAAAGAGACTTTGCGTTAAAAGCAGTTGAACAACACTGCAAAAAACTCAATATCTCATTATTAGATGGTTATGTTGCGCTTAAACAAGTAAAGTTACAACGCGACATTCATGGCAAGTTAAGGCTTGCCAAACTCTATAACTTTGAGTTTACCGTAACAGGGGAGCAACGTTATGTCGGTACTATCACCCTTTATGGATTTTATGTGGCGGCTATTAACCTTCCCCCCTATCCGTTCAATCCACAACAAGCAGAGGAACAACAAGGAAACATTGTAGAAAATAGACCTCATCCAACCATATTGACATTAGATGACTACAGAAAGAACAAGAAGAATGACACCTAA